In Cheilinus undulatus linkage group 3, ASM1832078v1, whole genome shotgun sequence, the genomic window TACAGCTACTTCAAAGTGTTGAGCCGCCAAACCAAAGGAGTCGTCACTGTAGTAACTCTTTCCAAGTAGGAACTCGGCCTGAAGATTAAGCAAAGTGGTCATCATTACAGAGGAGTTAttttgaaacactttaaaggGCTTCACATACAAGTGTCCTACAGCTAGCAGCCTTGATATCACAAAGATTCTGGTTAGCTGGACTGAGAAGGTTATTCattattagtttattttctgtttcttgaGTATGACATTTTGATGACTCCAACAGCAGGGAAAAAATAACACTAGGACCTTTTAGTGATTTGTTTGTTCTTGCCTAAAGAGAAATCTATCGTATCTTAACACCTGTTTTCCATCATCAATTTACCCATCTGTCAatctggatggatggatggatggatggatggatggatggatgcgtgGGTGTGTGGATGGagggatgggtgggtggatgtgTGGGTGCGTGGGTgcgtgggtggatggatgggtgggtggatggatgcatgaatggatggatggatttgatTTGTGTTCTTTGTTTGTAAAGCTTTATGAAGACTTTAGTGGCCCAGAGACTGTTCTGTTGcagaaatcatcacaaagaATCAAATGtttcaagaaacaaaaaatcaaaacacacaaataatgTCATATTCTATCCCAGTGAATCCTTGCATTGAAGACAAAAACTCATTAAACCCATGAGATCACAGGTTTGCACCCACCATATGTGTCTTGGCCTCTAAATCTTTGAAGTCTTCTTCCTGTACTCCTGCCATCATCTTATAGTACTCCAGGTTCTGTCTCATCTCCACATGGTCAGGGTTGGCCAGGAAGAAAGTGTTGGCAGCTGCCACTGCCTTGTTCAGTTTATTgatctgaaaaaacaaacataggTTTGGCTCATTCTCTTAAATTGAAGGTGTGTTAATCAGAAAGTACCAATTAACATAGTGTCACCCTCCTGTAAGCATTGGAAAGACTATAAACAACAAATTAAGTTAGATGCTGTTACGTTGGCCACAACTGCAACTAACAATATAATTCTATTTGGTAAAAAGCAACATTATTCATTTGAAGTTGACTCTCTGGCTACATGGAAATGGGTTCTTACTCACTGTGTTCATCAGGGAAATGCCAAAACTGCATTGTTGTGGCTAATAGACATATACTGAATCCAAAGTAGGCccagttttctacatttgtggataatggctctgaccgtggtttgCTGGAtacccaaagccttggaaatgtcttcataaccttttccagactgacagattccaataactttgtttctcatttgttcttgaatttctttggattgtgACATGATGTGTTTCCTTCTGAGCTCtagtagcctacttcactttgtctgacagcttctatttatgtgatttcttgattcaataAATCTGACGGTAATCAGTTCTGGGTGTGGATAGTggaactgaactcagctttccaagagcTGGGGTTAGTcgcagttaactcatgatttaacaaggggggcaattattttttcaaataggGACAGACAGGTtcgatttttttcccttaataaatagagtcatcatttagaaactgcattttgtatttacttgggttgtctttgtgagatagaaaaattggtttgatgatttgaaacatttaagtgtgataaatatgcaaaaaactgtaTGTACTAGACCAGCACAGCCAATGCAACAGGGGTGCCACCTTTTCAGCAGTGGTTGCCAAAATCAGCCTTTGCTGAAAGTTCCTCAGAGGAGTCTTCAGTGACTATTGGGTCCTGTTTATGTTGCATTCATGTATGTTGCTAGATTAGAGCTTTTTGCTAAATTGGGAGTAAACTTAAACAAAAGTCTTAAAGTTGCTTCTTTCTTTTCATGTTCTGAGTTACTGTTTAAATGTTAACATAATTTCTTAACTATAATGAACTAAACAGACTCTCCCTTTATCTTTTTACATCAGCAAAGCTACTTGCAAAATTTGTTATTAAGAAGCTTCTGCTTGCTGTTTGACACTAGGCTGATTTCATACAGttggtagaatagaatagatGTTTATTGCCATTTGCACAGGTACAGGACAGTACAGGTAAATTGGAATGGTAGCATCAGAGCTTTTCCCTAAAATCACTTATGTAAAGCCCTGGggcttggcaaaaaaaatgtacagcAGAAGGTTTTACCACTAACATGGTCTGAGCGAAACGTCAGGTCAGATGACCTACTCGATCAATTTCCCATATGAAgtgctgatttatttattcatttttgtgtattcAACTAACCTacaaagcagatagattcaCCAGTTTCCGTGTTTCTAACTGGCAAAtacatctttcaaagctcccatctgaaccgtttgggcccagttagaaagtgacagaaccaatcagcaacgaggggcagtactttcgggcgtgggGAGTCgcgacgtaagcaagcagcaacaagaggccggtgcaattatggcgaacaaagaacagcaataagttgttttcttttcaaaaacaacaaaagtcatgtactgacatgtctacagtcgccatggttcgcatatGTAGTTCTTTGTTGAGTTTAGCCTAGTCAGTAGGGGTGCAGGCGCAGCTTGTTAGTGGCTATgtcacctgttttgttgctctggttggcctgtaaagatgtgacagacagaacgttcatccaatcaccctctgaggttttttttttcaaaggttctgcccttttccaaatgcgtagtattgaaggtttaccagatgtaTGTGTGTAACACACATTGAACACATTAAATACTAACCTGACTAAACTTCCTAGGTTTGCTGTCAAAGATAGAGTAATTataagcaattaaaaaaaaaataatgttttttttcaaatagcaGCAGATCTGTTCAAAGTAATGAGTATGGTTTGCCAGGTGCTTGTATTTAACTGGCATTGAAGTTATTTCCAGCGTATTTGATCTGTTATTGTGAACTGCGATAGTTGGAACCAATACTTTAATCAGTCATAATCTTCCAGCTGTTATCTGTATGATTTGGAGACTGTAATTATGGAACATCAAACAGTGAAGGGGCATTATCAGAAAAGTGATCTCAATAACCACGCTAACTTCAAAGATGTGAGAGTCCAAGGTCAGCagctttttgcagtttttgttttcatgttctaCATCCTCGCTGCCTCCAGCAGGGAGCTGTATACAGAAATATTTATGATTAGACTCAAAGTGTTCAACTTTCATGGGCTTCAGTGGAAGATTTTAGTTCCATTCCAGATTTTTTAAACTTGCTTTCTAGCTGTGTGTGGAGGTGGTGTTTCACTATATTTTTAACCTGTATAAGATACATTGGCACATTAGTCCATCTTGCTTTAGCTACAGTATCAAGTACTATGTAAGAACTGATCCTTAATTTGCCTTTTCCACGTTTGAAGTAATCATTTGCATGTGAAAGCAGCAGTTCAGGCATTTATACCACCGGATCCCTACAGCTTGTGTCCCAACGTCAGCCTCCTCTGTCTCCACATGACGTGGCATGGGAGTGTTGGTTTTGGGGGGTTGGAACATTTACAGTATCCAACTACACAAAAACTCAGACTGGAGGTTTGAATGAGATTACAGCTTAAATGTGTTAAACCTGGTGTATGTGTTAAGAAAGAGGTTTCACAGTACAAGAAATTCATTTCTGTTATGTGCGAGGCATTGTTACAACTGGAAAACACTGATTGCAGCAGCAGCCTCACTCTCGTAGCTTATAGTCAACAGTAGGCTCCCAGCTTTTACCTTAAAATATGCCACTTGTAAGTAGTTATACGGGGTCCTTTTCTTAAACTCGAGCTCCACTTCTTCGGAGATTGGAAGCAGATTAGCTGAACCCAGTTTCTCAGTCTCGCAGGAGTTCACACAGTCCGCCcgtttcaggattttctggaaGAAACCCAGGTCATCCACGGATCCGGCGCCCGGTATGGGAACTCCAAAGCCGGCCAGACGATCACCGAAAGCGGTCTGGTTGGCGCAGCTCAGCCGGCACTGAACCTTCACATTTCGGACCATAGCTTTGTTCCTGATAGCCTTCTCCATGTTCAGGATGACCGATAACCAGTCCCCCTTGTTGTAGGCTTCCACCGCCGAGTCGAAGAGGAAATCATAGGGCTCCAGTGTGCTCTGAGAGTTTCCCAAAGAGAACAGATTAATAATGAGGCAGGACTGTATCAGCAAATGCAGCTCCATGAGGATCAAATGTTGGGGCTCTGCAGCCGAGCAGGCGTCTGAACCTGGGCTAAGGAGCTGGGAAAGACTGGAGGTGTAACTTTTCTCCGGCACTAACTTCTGGAGGCGGGATTTCTTCAGCTGTGGAGTCCGGGATAACTCCCCCTTCAAAGCCCTAtatcaggggttttcaaagtgtgtgaaagTGAGCCTCCACAAAGAGAAAATTCATtaggtggacccccacccacacaaagattcagattttaaaaaacttaacCAGACCTTCAAACATTTATAtctaattttaaacatttttaacacttttatatctttgatattttggtctgccaatgttcttaaacatccgTCTTTAGCAGGTAATTAGTTATTTGGTGTTAGTAATGAATTTATTGCtaatactacctgattattctgctctgataatccttaaagcagccttactcaaccaaagagccaaactgttgaaaaatacctttgcaagagccacaatctaagtggtgaaagtggttaatacagcttgaagtagcattaaaaataagttaaagctggcaaaaatgtggataaaaagtgacaaaagatgGGTaagaagtgagaaaaaaaatgagtaacaagtggcaaaaaaattgaccaaaggtggcaaaaacaaggcaaaacaAATAGTtaaagaaatgattaaaaaggagtcaagagtgtcaaaaatgggcaaaaagtagtaaagaagtggtatttaatgacacttaaaggagtgaaaagtggcaaaaaaaatgttaagaaggggcaaatattggaaaaagtgtcaaaagtaggaaaagtggtatttaatgaccaAAGGTAGCTTATATGGATGaaaggtgttaaaaaaatggttcaaatggggcaaaaaagttCCCCTTCTTTACAGTTTTCTGGAGGAATTATACTTAAAATTAAGATATaacagagccacaaataatcacaaatcccacgttgagtatcactgccttgaAGTAGCTGTAAGTCTATTcatttagctccatgcacagcagaagttagcaaagcaaatcacttttttttctggtttatggttccacgcctccTCTGAAGATCTGttgcgccccccaggggaggcccgcctcacactttgaaaaccactacCCTATATTACATCTCTCACGTGTAGAAATTATGACTATTGTCACATAAACTACTATTTGGGTCTGAAATCTGTGAGGAAAATAGCAATATGATGCAGTAAgtaatataaagttatcttCAAGTCACTTTAACTCTTCCCATGCAATCTCTCAACTCTCTCCTAACAAATGTGTTCTTCCATATAGGCTTGCCTTATTCATAGGCAGGGCCGTTTCTTGCTATACGCGGACTGTGCAAATGCATAGGGCCCCACAAGCCAGTAGGGGgcccaaagctgaatgttcagcCTCAGCTGAGGAGAATTAAGATTACCTGTCTTTATCCTTTACAGTATatgcttgaaaataaaagtaGGGCATCagaataaactagaaaagcactcagagagcgcagacctctgccattagccctatctcccaatagtaaagaatcctgtaaaaaattcctggatccagacggtgatccggatcactcccaaaatctaatcagttctcccttatgcaatttctgacatttcctgaaaaattcatcagaatccatccatgactttttgagttatgttgctaacaaacaaacaaaccctgccgatcacataacctccttggcggaggtaataatgaGCTGTAATGATAAGctgttgccagtgtttttgagGCAAAATGAAGTCAAATTGTTGAACTCCACTGTCATGCAGTGAGTGAGGTCTGCTGACAGGTAGGATGGGAATGACTGGCTCAgcgtattttctggcagatccatttcctgtgtgaaacaaacaaacaaacaaaaaaactgtctattttctctcttttttttacttttggtcACATAAAATAGTTTATTTGTCCTCAGCTAGCCTCAGATAAATGCTAGTTAGTGAGTGACATCAGTTGTGTTCTTGCTTTTAAAGTAAacaattatttaaaacattCGATATGTGACTTATTTATTGCcgtttttgttttccttgttaTTTTGCTTAAGTGGCTCAACTTAAGATTTTTCATTGTGAGGTTATCATGCATATCATGTATGCATGCATCGTTAGCAGGTTCATGGATCATCTACTGGATTAGGAATCTGTCCATCGTAGTTTGGAAAACTAGGGGCCCCAAAACAAGATTTTGCATAGGGCCCCCACAAAGCTACAGACGGCCCTGTTCATAGGCTAAATGATCCGATGTCAATCGATTAATTTGTTACATTGCTGTTGCCCTCAGTTTCTATAGCTAATCGTAATTGACCTCTTTTTTGCGTTTAAATTCCATTACTTGCATTTTATCATGCGGGGTTAATGTGGGCTACTCCTTTACACTAAAGATAATCCTGTCAGGCTACagaactgttttattttgaaagaaaataaggaactttttAGTTGGCCATAGAATGAAAATCAAGTAATATTCATGTTGAAGTTTTAGAAGCAGTGTTTTGATTTCTTTAACTCACTCAGACACTCTGATTATCCTCATCTGCTGTCTTTCCTGGTGTCTCATGGGCAGAGCCAGGGGTGGCTCACAGGGCTTAAGCCCCTAATTTTCATGAAAAGCCCCGGAGCTTTCTGCtgggtaaaaaaacaaacaaacaaacaaacaacaaaaaaaaaaaaaacaggtgttgaataaaaaaacatgataatgtCATTTGTGTAGCCAAATTGATCAAATCAAGCTTTTCTCTAACTTAATATTAGGGCTGGAAAGATCAAAATTAACTCAGATCCACATGAATggcattattattttgatttccAGTTGGTTACAAGCTGTATTGTTATTTTCAATGCAATATGGTAAAGCCAGTGcagcagtgatgtaaaataaccCTTTTCCCTAATGCCTCATTTTGCTTGAAAAATCTCACAGcgagctcagtggacaagtctaAATCTCgaacaacatttaaaatcaattttggatggctttttcagatgtttattatcatattttatttcagttggtTGTTCTCAAATGTGCCTTTCtatattaaccccttaaagcctgaaaacacaaattatagccagaaaattatattttttggggactgaaatgattatttcactttctactaaaatccaaaaaaaaatcaaatttccataaaatttaacatatacctttttttgtgtctcatttgatacattaggtgtttttggtaactgataatacacttgagggcatttttatcatttatcagattgtattcagaagttttttttagtaatttattgatcgtATTGATtcgatagaggtatcataaggtatgtatcaaatatgatacaacaggctttgaGGGTTTAAGgccatgtgtgtttttgttaagCCATTTTTTAAGATTGTCAGTAGATCGTTGGTACATGAAGAGTTGACTGTATTTGTTAAGcagaaatggacagaaatgcAATATGAGTATGAGTAATATGATGACTTATtactttacataaaaatatgtaaaccTAAATAAATGCTACATAATGTACAACACATAAAggaacataaaaatgaacatagGCTAAGGTGTGCATCGTATCAACTAAGACtaaatcaaataaacacattaagAATTACAGATATTACAAAATGTTATTGCTTTTCTGTTAATGCTTTGTGATATAGATTACTATATACACATTTCAATTTCttttaacagagagaaaggtgAAGCTTAAAATGTGCTGTTACAGATATGAAATTTACCAGACAGAGTGATGAGGTTGATGCAGAGAAATTATTttctttgcctctttaaaagaaaagggaagaaaaaaagagagaaaataactTATTTCATAGTGAAGTTATTACAGACTTTAGagacaatatttttatttcaatcttTACAATCTGGACTGTATGGATTTCACCAGGCACCAATTTGTGGGTTAAATCTTCCGCAGTCAGGAAAAAGCTCTCTAATTCTGTTGTCACAAATTTGTGGGTTGAAACATCCAACTCTCTCTGTCATAAagtttcagagagaaaaaataattcCAGTTAAATCACACTTCAGAAGGAACAGAAATAGCACCGTTTTGAAACAAACCCACTaatgtttctgttatttttaaagacccaattaaaaaaaaagatgcagtgGGTTGTTGACAAAGGTTGTAGAttgtaaaactgtcaaaaaaaaaaaaaaacttctgtttGCGTTTCTGTATGGATGCTGGGCTGTTTTTAAGATGCCTGAAAAGAAATCCATATTAgtattaatattaaaaaactATTTTAGATTACAGTTACTGCTTTGAATATTTGAAAGATgtaattatatattatatttgatttattagtGTTATctttacacttatttttttaattttgggggaGGAGGAGCAAATATAATATACAGGCGACAAGTAAGACTACTATGTAGCTTCATTGGGCGGAGATTTAGGACCCCGTATCGTTATGTGTTTTTAGTCAGGGGTAGCTGGTTACAAAACCAGCAGGTTGATAGTGGTTAGACTGGTGAAGGTTCTTTAACAGAAACATTCAGGGTAGAAGCCGAAAATCAGAGATCATGGACAGGACGGTCAGTCTTCCCAACCAGCAGGACAGAACCACCACAGGTAACAGGACCCCACAATGCGGTAACAACTTTATCAGTGTTAACTTATCTGACACGTAACGTGCGCTGTGTGGATGTAGGTTACgacatttttcttaaatcagCATTATTTACTCAATTACAAAGTAAACTTGAACCACAACGGTGGCAACTTAAATCAGCAGATCAAACGGCTTAAGTTGTTCACTTATTTCTAACTCATGCTGCCATGACTGAATGGTAGTTAAACATTTTGTACCGTGTAAGCATTAAAGTACCTgtgcaaaagtattttatttatgtgttcatttattttactaaaAGGGTTCTTAAGTGGGTGAAAGGTGCCACAGTGCACAAGGCTATAAATAACTGTAATGGTCAGTTTGGTGTTGATACGGCTCTGTGATAGTCATTACATAACTATGGCGTGTATCTACTACTACCTGTCTAGGATGTGAAAGTACAGCAGCTGTACTGTCAGCGGTGTATTAGTAGTAGGATTCTCAACACTAGACCTGTTTCTAAGATGTTACTTTAACCTTCACGTTGTCATACTTGTGTATTTTCAGTGACTCTGGTAGAGAGCAGCAACGCCCCAAGCGGGCTGGAACTGGTCAGCTCTTATCAGACCCACAGGGCGGGAGACCCTATGGACCTGGTGTCCTTGGCAGCACAAGTGCAGAAGGCAtggacaaagaataaaaacgcAATCTATGCTGTTCAGGAATTCTTCATAAGGATGAGTGTGAAATGTAATGGCCATTTTATGTTATTCTTTAGGGAGATGACTTCATTAAAGCCAATGCTTGCAACAAACTGACAGTCATTGCTGATCAGATCAGATACCTCCAGGAACAGGCTAAAAAGGTAAGAGCATGTTCACAGAGCGGGGTAATGACATGAGCATGGTAGTGATGCACTCACTGTGCAGTTATGGCCCTTATTTTGCTAATTTATCGGTGGCATTTtttcagagagaaacagaatgttttgaaaaaaatataaaccaCCTAGGCACTATGGTTTGTAGGTAATATGCATGTAAATTTATTAAACAAATATTCAATATGCTGTTATTTCCAGACTCATTTTAGTTGATACTGATATACAAACAcctttttattgaaaatgacATCAAAAGTGCAAAGAGACCCTAAGTCAAGCTGAGCTGGAAGAGGGGTGGggacagtctggtagttgttaCATTTGGGGCTTTATTCCAGATATTCGGGGCTTACAGTTACCCCCTTTGACTGTGTGGCAATCACATATACCTAATTGTATGGAATAACATTTCTAACAAAGTCTAAACAATCAGAACATTCTAATAATCGTTTTTTAGAGGAAAGAAAACCTTTGTGGAACTATCATTCTCAAATCCACAAGATGGTGCTGTTGTTCCTTAGTAGAATTTcaatacagttaaaaaaattgtagtatttgatgatttctttgtctttctcatACAAGGATCAGATTTTCTCCAATTTGTTCTTTGTCATGAGCTTGATGTGTCTGGTTGGTCCCTGTTGAAATCAAGCTGGTTTAATAGAAAATGTGACAATTGGAAAGCATAGGGCTACCAGCCTTCAAGAATGTCCATAGGTCCGTGGGGTGACCTGTTACAAGATGGTGGTGATTTGTATTTAATAGAACAGTTTTCAAGAAGAGCATGCAGATTGTCAGTGAAATGTTGTTGGATAATACCCAGGTCTTACAGTATTAGTCTGTGTCATCAGCCTTTCTGAAAAGCAGACggtgatttagaaaaaaaagtttgggggAAAAAGAGCCTTGTGATGAGAAAGAAGGTATGCTTGCTGTCcagtaaacacatttttctttttctaggTTTTAGAAGAAGCTAAAAGAGATGCCGACCTCCACCATGCTGCCTGTAATATTGTGAAAAAACCAGGAACCATGTATTACCTCTATGAACGGCCATCAGGACAGAAATACTTTTCTATCATCTCTCCCAAGGTTAGAAAACATTCTGATAGATGCAtatgtaagatttttttctatGCTGTGTTACATCACCCTTTGTTTATACGCTGTGTTACATGCGCACAGCACATAACTTTACTCAACACTAGAATACATAACTGAACACCTGGGAAGTGTTCAAAGTCCATGTAACCCCGTGGTGAGGTGATCGAGAGCAAGCGGGCAAAACAATGAGGATTCAAGACAGATTAGACTGACTGCAGCTTCTCATATGTTGTCACTACAAATAGAGTTTTCCTTGGTTTGAGTATTAATAGTAGTCATCAATTTCTGACAGCTGTGGTCAGAACAGGAAGCTCAATTCACTTTTAGGGAAATGGTTAGTCCTGTGTAATCAACCATATAGATGTTTTCAATATTTCCTGCAATGAGCTGACTTGCTGAATTGTTTAAATCTTCAAACTGCAAATGTTAAACTTGTACGTTTTTTTGCTAATAGGAAACATTGAAGATGTAGATTTTTCTTAAGATTATTCTCCTCCTCAACAGGAATGGGGTGCGAGTTGCCCTCatccatttcttggtgctttcaaACTTCAACATGACATGTCCTGGACGCCCATAGATGAGGTGGAGAAGAGAGATTCAGAGATCGCCATCATGAGCAAACTTTTAAGCCAGCAGACGGCTTTACCATCGTGCACAGGACCCAACTTCAAGGGCCTCTCAGAATAACGGACTGCTGAACTGGACTGAATTAAGGattatcattgtttttaaaggacACGAGAAAGCTTATAGTCTTAATGGACATCGATATGAACTGACAAACAATCTGATGGATGGGAATAGCTGATTTTAAAGCATCTGCTTTGTGACTTTCACACACTGGGTCAATATATAATGCATTACCGGAGGCTTTTGTTGTATACTATTCAACTTCTGATAATGTATATACATTATCACAGCATTTTAAGGGCTTATCTGAATTTGAACATATAAGATTTGTTCTCTCTGGCAGGCCCATGAATGGACAcctacaaataaagtttttaaagtctAACCTGTTGGCCCTTTTTTCAAAGTTGATTTGCTTTACTTAAATcacaaaaatttgatttaaagctgccctgctgtttttatttgaaacaaGAAGCCCAAAATCCTTTTAGAGTCTTTTCAgcttcaaaacatgaaattgtgCATCTTTCAGATCCAACAatccagagaaaaaaaacatctctttaatttttttgtctggTAACATCTACATTCCTTTGTGTACCTTCTCTTCAACTGACCCTGAAATTATTTTCCTCTGCCCTAATGAAGGACTGTACAACTTCTCATGACTTCATTACTATTTTCTATGTTAAAATACAGCAGGTTACCATGCAGTGAGGATTAATAcatataaattaataaatacacATGGCCACTTCACATGGGGGATAATTTAATCTAAAAGAATTGTGGCATCACATACAGTAAGGTGGCagtttgagggtttttttttttcacatcaacAAACTCATGGAGCTTTGTGGTGGAATATTGTGTCACAAGACTGCACATGAAAAATTATATTTATGTGTCAACCATTTTTGTTTGAACTGTTACTCTGACAAATAGGTTGTTCTTTATCCAAGTAAACCTTGGGTGAATGAAGAACTGAAAAAGGAGTTTGTacacaggaaaaaaagtctgtttcCAGAAAGATGAGGAGGGAAATAGCCAAGGCCAACATTAACAACTTAGCTTGG contains:
- the c3h1orf50 gene encoding uncharacterized protein C1orf50 homolog, with protein sequence MDRTVSLPNQQDRTTTVTLVESSNAPSGLELVSSYQTHRAGDPMDLVSLAAQVQKGDDFIKANACNKLTVIADQIRYLQEQAKKVLEEAKRDADLHHAACNIVKKPGTMYYLYERPSGQKYFSIISPKEWGASCPHPFLGAFKLQHDMSWTPIDEVEKRDSEIAIMSKLLSQQTALPSCTGPNFKGLSE